The following are encoded in a window of Alkalinema sp. FACHB-956 genomic DNA:
- a CDS encoding D-alanine--D-alanine ligase family protein: MGKLKVGLLFGGRSGEHEVSIISAGAIYRGLTTGENLDRYEVLLFYIQKDGVWQTGTVAQQVLTDRQPVETEETAPKSRLWQFPTQASDVDLWFPILHGPNGEDGTIQGLLQLMQVPYVGSGVLASAVGMDKIAMKMAFAEVGLPQVKYMAVTRSQVFSDPCRFPKLCDEIEAHLGYPCFVKPANLGSSVGISKCRTRSELEKALDSAASYDRRIIVEAGVVAREVECAVLGNENPKASVVGEVTFESDFYDYETKYTEGRSQIHIPANLPADVVVQIQERAIQAFQAIDCAGLTRVDFFYVEATGEILINEVNTLPGFTAMSMYPQLWAATGVEFPELVHQLVQLALERSPS, from the coding sequence ATGGGTAAATTGAAAGTAGGACTGTTGTTTGGCGGACGTTCTGGGGAACATGAGGTTTCCATTATCTCCGCAGGCGCAATTTATCGGGGACTAACGACTGGCGAGAATCTCGATCGCTACGAGGTGCTTCTGTTCTACATCCAAAAGGATGGTGTCTGGCAGACAGGAACGGTGGCCCAGCAGGTCTTGACCGATCGGCAGCCTGTGGAAACCGAGGAGACCGCACCAAAATCCAGGCTTTGGCAATTTCCAACCCAGGCCAGCGATGTGGATCTCTGGTTTCCCATTCTGCATGGCCCCAATGGTGAAGATGGCACGATTCAGGGGCTCTTGCAATTGATGCAAGTTCCCTATGTTGGTTCAGGGGTGTTGGCTTCAGCGGTGGGCATGGATAAGATTGCCATGAAGATGGCCTTTGCTGAAGTGGGACTGCCCCAGGTGAAGTATATGGCCGTGACCCGATCGCAAGTTTTTTCCGATCCCTGCCGTTTCCCCAAGCTGTGTGATGAGATTGAAGCCCACCTTGGCTATCCCTGTTTTGTCAAACCAGCCAATTTAGGGTCTTCTGTCGGAATTTCCAAATGTCGCACTCGATCGGAATTGGAAAAGGCTTTGGATAGCGCGGCTAGCTATGATCGGCGCATTATTGTGGAAGCGGGAGTCGTGGCACGGGAAGTGGAATGCGCGGTGCTGGGCAACGAGAATCCCAAAGCGTCAGTGGTGGGTGAGGTTACCTTTGAGAGTGACTTCTATGACTACGAAACGAAATATACCGAAGGCCGATCGCAGATTCACATTCCCGCCAACTTACCCGCTGACGTGGTGGTACAAATTCAAGAGCGGGCGATTCAGGCATTTCAAGCGATCGACTGTGCAGGACTCACCCGTGTAGATTTCTTCTATGTCGAAGCGACGGGCGAAATTCTGATTAACGAAGTCAATACCTTGCCCGGTTTCACGGCAATGAGTATGTATCCCCAGCTCTGGGCCGCCACGGGGGTGGAGTTTCCAGAATTAGTCCATCAGTTGGTGCAACTGGCGTTGGAGCGTAGTCCTTCCTAG
- a CDS encoding ATP-binding protein produces MKTLNPYQKSWKLVPSLRSVLALSFVLQILTFVGLVWFLSFRNSQRSVSELSSKLHISISNQVDEHLDQYLSLPHKINQIDKRAIDLNLLDPKQVNKVEQYFWQQMQVFDIGYLSYASVNGKFIGIERLDNGQLLINEVNPEKKPKTLYIYQADQTGKRSKLLESKPWNPQSEPWYTETVAARKPIWSSIFQWQDKPEVMSITANTPVFDRNQTLMGVLSIDLIVTQISQFLQNLPNTDSSKIFIIERDGKLVASSNQQPVYQFREGKAIRLNATESHDRHVQATVAHLQHQFPDLNQLQQSQELNFNDLGDQQLVRVTPWKDPLGLNWLIVVTTPQSALMGQIHENNRITAILCGLALAAAIVNSFWMAKWLTRPLSKLTRASQAIAEGNMSQPLSLKPSSKEITILADSFEQMRQGLQSARQELEAYAQSLEERVAQRTADLQQTNTELEQTLYDLQTAQNHIVQSEKLVALGQLVASVAHEMNTPLGAIRSSIHNISTCLTEELEELPQFLKTLTPDQQDAFFALLHESLDSIVQVSRLSSREKRQFRRKLVEQLEAQNIDDPESVADTLVELGIYANLQSFQGLLQTQQSSEILSTVYNLASSQRSVQTITQATDAASKVVLALRSYAHQNPTGSPIAIDLVENVEGALTLYQNLTKRGVTIERHYDPDVPKIQGLSEDLQQIWMNLIHNALQAMDYKGLLQIAIQTVTDTVQVSITDNGSGIDPEIMPHIFEPFFTTKQQGEGSGLGLSIVKKLLDKHYGTIAVSSQPGATTFTVTLTQLSRNLELDVTNNPLETELANQNTISLIDPIIDSGSLPATVTSSGEASN; encoded by the coding sequence ATGAAAACGCTCAATCCCTACCAAAAATCCTGGAAATTGGTTCCTTCTCTACGCAGTGTATTGGCTCTGTCCTTTGTTCTGCAAATTTTAACTTTTGTGGGGTTAGTCTGGTTTTTATCGTTTCGGAACAGTCAGCGATCCGTTAGTGAGTTATCTTCCAAGTTGCATATCAGCATTAGCAATCAAGTTGATGAACATCTTGATCAATACCTCAGCCTTCCCCACAAAATCAACCAAATCGACAAACGAGCAATTGACCTCAATCTTTTAGATCCGAAACAGGTCAACAAGGTTGAGCAGTATTTCTGGCAACAGATGCAAGTATTTGATATTGGCTATCTCTCCTATGCCAGTGTGAATGGAAAATTCATCGGAATTGAACGCTTAGATAATGGTCAACTTTTAATTAACGAAGTTAATCCTGAGAAAAAGCCTAAGACACTTTATATTTACCAAGCAGATCAAACAGGAAAACGTTCAAAACTATTGGAGAGTAAACCCTGGAATCCTCAATCAGAGCCTTGGTATACTGAAACAGTAGCCGCTAGAAAACCCATTTGGAGCTCTATTTTTCAGTGGCAGGATAAGCCCGAAGTCATGTCAATCACAGCCAATACCCCTGTGTTCGATCGCAACCAAACGTTGATGGGAGTGCTCAGCATTGATTTGATCGTGACGCAAATTAGCCAGTTTTTGCAAAATTTACCGAATACCGATTCCAGCAAAATTTTTATTATCGAGCGGGATGGAAAGCTGGTTGCAAGCTCCAATCAACAACCGGTCTATCAATTCCGTGAAGGAAAAGCGATTCGCTTAAATGCTACGGAGTCCCACGATCGCCATGTTCAAGCAACCGTAGCCCACTTACAGCATCAATTTCCAGATCTCAATCAATTACAACAGTCCCAGGAGTTAAATTTTAACGATCTTGGAGATCAGCAATTAGTTCGGGTGACACCTTGGAAGGATCCCTTGGGGTTGAATTGGCTGATTGTGGTAACAACTCCGCAATCGGCGTTAATGGGGCAAATTCATGAGAATAATCGCATAACTGCTATTCTATGTGGTCTTGCTTTAGCAGCGGCGATCGTGAACAGTTTCTGGATGGCGAAATGGCTGACTCGACCGTTATCAAAGCTCACTCGTGCAAGCCAAGCGATCGCAGAGGGGAACATGAGCCAACCGCTTTCCCTCAAACCTAGTAGTAAAGAAATAACTATTCTGGCGGATTCCTTTGAGCAGATGCGGCAAGGTTTACAGTCAGCAAGACAGGAGCTAGAAGCCTATGCCCAATCCCTAGAGGAGCGCGTGGCGCAAAGAACTGCTGATTTGCAACAGACCAATACGGAATTGGAACAGACGCTGTATGACTTGCAGACAGCCCAGAACCATATTGTACAGTCGGAAAAATTAGTGGCGTTGGGGCAGTTAGTGGCTTCGGTGGCGCACGAAATGAATACCCCCCTGGGGGCCATTCGATCGTCGATTCACAATATTTCCACCTGCCTGACGGAGGAATTGGAAGAATTACCGCAGTTTCTCAAAACTTTAACCCCTGATCAGCAGGATGCTTTTTTTGCGTTGTTACATGAGTCTTTAGATTCGATCGTGCAGGTATCACGATTATCTAGCCGCGAAAAACGACAGTTCCGCCGCAAATTGGTGGAGCAACTGGAAGCCCAAAATATTGATGATCCGGAAAGTGTTGCAGATACGTTAGTGGAATTGGGGATTTACGCGAATCTTCAAAGTTTTCAGGGACTTTTACAAACACAGCAGAGTAGTGAAATTTTAAGTACAGTTTATAATCTAGCCAGTTCGCAACGCAGCGTACAAACCATTACCCAGGCTACTGATGCAGCCAGCAAAGTAGTACTTGCCCTCCGATCCTATGCGCACCAGAATCCTACGGGCAGCCCGATCGCAATTGATCTCGTGGAGAATGTGGAAGGGGCATTGACGTTGTATCAGAACTTGACCAAACGCGGGGTGACAATCGAACGGCACTATGACCCAGATGTACCCAAAATTCAGGGCTTGTCTGAAGATTTGCAGCAAATTTGGATGAATTTAATTCATAATGCCTTACAAGCAATGGACTATAAGGGATTACTGCAAATTGCAATTCAGACTGTAACGGATACGGTTCAAGTGAGTATTACTGATAATGGCTCAGGCATTGATCCAGAAATTATGCCGCATATTTTTGAGCCCTTTTTTACCACTAAGCAGCAGGGAGAGGGCAGTGGCTTAGGGTTGAGCATTGTCAAAAAGTTATTGGATAAACATTACGGAACCATAGCAGTCAGTAGTCAACCCGGAGCAACAACCTTTACGGTTACACTGACACAATTGAGCCGCAACTTAGAACTCGATGTTACAAATAATCCATTAGAAACAGAATTGGCCAATCAAAACACTATTTCTTTAATTGATCCGATTATTGATTCTGGTTCGCTGCCAGCTACAGTGACATCATCAGGGGAAGCATCGAATTAG
- the surE gene encoding 5'/3'-nucleotidase SurE → MIVLTNDDGIDAPGIQALLQALDGHAAIVAPMVQQSGCGHQVTTDRPIRVEQRGDHAWAVDGTPADCTRIALTQLYPQTKWVLSGINAGGNMGSDVYVSGTVAAVREAALHRVGGIAISHYRNRKRPYNWEKASQWTKQLVTKLMAQPIELGSFWNINLPHLEPTAADPDMILCKPCTQPLPVGFRVEGDHYVYHGEYSARRRDTGSDVDVCLSGHIAIVQLRV, encoded by the coding sequence ATGATTGTGTTAACGAATGATGACGGCATTGACGCTCCTGGCATTCAAGCCCTCCTGCAAGCCCTCGACGGGCACGCTGCGATCGTTGCGCCCATGGTGCAGCAGTCCGGTTGTGGCCACCAAGTCACCACCGATCGGCCCATCCGTGTAGAACAGCGCGGCGACCATGCCTGGGCTGTGGATGGTACCCCTGCCGACTGTACCCGCATTGCCCTCACCCAACTCTATCCCCAGACCAAGTGGGTGCTTTCAGGCATTAACGCGGGGGGCAATATGGGCTCGGATGTCTACGTTTCAGGCACCGTAGCAGCCGTCCGTGAAGCCGCCCTCCATCGCGTTGGGGGCATTGCCATTTCCCACTATCGCAACCGCAAACGCCCCTACAACTGGGAAAAAGCTAGCCAATGGACAAAGCAATTAGTGACTAAATTAATGGCTCAACCGATCGAACTCGGTTCCTTTTGGAATATCAATCTCCCCCACCTCGAACCCACTGCTGCTGATCCAGACATGATTCTCTGCAAGCCCTGCACCCAACCTTTGCCTGTGGGATTTCGCGTCGAGGGTGATCATTATGTCTATCACGGAGAATACAGTGCCCGACGGCGCGATACGGGGTCAGATGTCGATGTTTGTCTTTCTGGTCATATCGCGATCGTGCAATTGAGGGTTTAA
- a CDS encoding PTPA-CTERM sorting domain-containing protein, which yields MNKVKLFFATAVLSGLAVVGAGQASHAATLGGYAFEPAPGSPNATGVAPGLTFSPFEYVGDGTTNYPVGYDPSNPPQNNGGKSFSADSFSPDSTIDINNPNADDYFKFSIAADPGYTFNLTALNFVAQPNGNAAPTTIQIRSSLDNFASTLFDGALGPKNEWTPFNIPLALQNLTAITFRFYPYGENTNNGAKNLDIDNVGVQGEAIPTPALLPGMIGLGMGLLRKRKQQGEEVAV from the coding sequence ATGAATAAAGTTAAATTATTTTTTGCAACTGCTGTTTTAAGTGGTTTGGCAGTTGTCGGTGCTGGACAGGCTTCTCACGCTGCGACATTAGGTGGATATGCTTTTGAACCAGCTCCTGGCTCGCCCAATGCAACGGGTGTTGCTCCTGGTCTAACGTTTAGCCCATTTGAGTATGTGGGGGATGGAACGACTAACTATCCTGTGGGATATGACCCAAGTAATCCTCCCCAGAACAACGGAGGCAAGTCCTTCTCAGCAGATAGTTTTTCGCCTGACAGCACGATCGATATCAATAATCCAAATGCAGATGACTACTTCAAATTTAGTATTGCTGCTGATCCAGGATATACCTTCAATTTGACTGCTTTGAACTTTGTGGCTCAACCTAATGGAAATGCTGCGCCAACCACTATTCAAATTCGGTCTAGTTTGGATAACTTTGCTTCGACCTTGTTTGATGGTGCCCTTGGGCCTAAGAATGAGTGGACGCCGTTCAATATCCCATTGGCCTTGCAGAATCTGACGGCAATCACTTTCCGTTTTTATCCTTATGGGGAAAACACCAATAATGGTGCCAAGAACTTGGACATTGACAATGTTGGGGTGCAAGGTGAAGCTATCCCAACACCTGCACTGCTTCCTGGCATGATTGGTTTGGGGATGGGGCTACTGCGTAAGCGCAAACAGCAAGGGGAAGAAGTAGCTGTATAG
- the htpG gene encoding molecular chaperone HtpG, giving the protein MSTILEQGNISIHTENIFPIIKKWLYSDHEIFLRELISNAVDAMKKLSMVARSGELNGEPGEMEITITLNKTAKTLAVSDTGIGMTAEEVKKYINQVAFSSAEEFVEKYKANSDEQIIGHFGLGFYSSFMVASKVELDTLSYKPDAQAVHWSCDGSTSFELSNSERTTRGTTVTLTLQDEEAEYLEEYRIRNLVKTYCDFMPYPIKLTIVDGEATKEPEQVNKQKAPWKESPSNLSQEEYLEFYRYLYPFQEDPLLWVHLNTDYPFVVNGILYFPKLKPDVDITKSSVKLFCNQVFVSDNCEEVIPRFLLPLRGVIDSTDIPLNVSRSFLQADRTVKKIGDYIAKKVGDRLKELYRDDRSAYIRSWQDLGTFVKFGSMNDDKFKKQVEDIVIFRTTWQQPAAEAPKVEVETADGDVWKEEAVTNTIDGKTYTTLKDYLERNQAKHENRVFYCTDEVSQATYVNLYKSRGIEVLFLDSFIDSHFATFLEREYSEVKFSRVDSDLDESLIEKDNSEIVDPATNKTLSDRIKDLFTGALNRPKITIRTESIKADDPATAPPAMVLLPEEQRRLQEMMAMMQQQQAQFPEEHILLLNTSHPLIQNLANLSQGSLEGVASPSGDLANMICHHIYDLALMAQKGFDADGMKSFVERSNQVLTQLTDRAAG; this is encoded by the coding sequence ATGAGCACCATTCTGGAACAAGGCAATATTTCGATCCATACCGAGAATATTTTTCCGATTATTAAGAAATGGCTCTACTCGGATCACGAGATCTTCCTACGGGAACTGATCTCCAACGCCGTAGATGCCATGAAAAAGCTCAGTATGGTGGCCCGATCGGGGGAACTGAACGGCGAACCGGGCGAGATGGAAATCACCATCACCCTGAACAAAACAGCGAAGACCTTGGCCGTCAGCGATACGGGGATCGGGATGACCGCTGAGGAGGTTAAGAAATACATTAACCAAGTCGCCTTCTCTAGCGCGGAAGAGTTTGTCGAAAAATATAAGGCCAACAGCGACGAGCAAATTATTGGTCACTTCGGGCTTGGGTTCTACTCCTCCTTCATGGTGGCCTCGAAGGTGGAACTGGATACCCTCTCCTATAAACCCGATGCCCAAGCAGTTCATTGGTCCTGCGATGGCTCCACCAGCTTTGAACTGTCGAACTCGGAACGCACAACGCGCGGCACCACCGTCACCCTCACCCTCCAGGACGAAGAAGCGGAATACCTGGAAGAGTACCGCATTCGTAACTTGGTCAAAACCTACTGCGACTTCATGCCCTACCCGATCAAACTGACGATCGTGGATGGCGAAGCGACCAAGGAACCGGAACAGGTCAACAAACAAAAAGCTCCTTGGAAAGAGTCGCCCAGCAACCTCAGCCAAGAGGAGTATTTAGAGTTCTACCGTTACCTCTATCCTTTCCAAGAAGATCCCCTGCTGTGGGTGCATTTGAATACCGACTATCCCTTCGTGGTTAACGGGATTCTGTATTTCCCGAAACTCAAACCCGACGTTGATATTACCAAGAGTTCCGTTAAGCTCTTCTGCAATCAAGTTTTTGTTTCCGATAATTGCGAAGAAGTGATTCCTCGCTTCCTGCTCCCGTTGCGGGGTGTGATTGACAGTACGGATATTCCGCTCAATGTCTCCCGCAGCTTTTTGCAGGCCGATCGCACGGTCAAGAAAATCGGCGATTACATTGCCAAGAAAGTCGGAGATCGCTTGAAGGAACTGTACCGCGACGATCGATCGGCCTATATCCGCTCCTGGCAGGATTTGGGCACCTTCGTCAAGTTCGGCTCCATGAACGACGACAAGTTCAAAAAGCAAGTGGAAGACATCGTAATCTTCCGCACGACTTGGCAGCAACCCGCCGCTGAAGCCCCCAAGGTGGAAGTGGAAACGGCGGATGGGGATGTCTGGAAGGAGGAAGCTGTCACGAATACGATCGACGGCAAAACCTACACCACGCTGAAGGACTATCTGGAGCGCAACCAGGCAAAACACGAAAATCGCGTGTTCTACTGCACCGATGAAGTGTCTCAAGCCACCTACGTCAACCTCTACAAGAGCCGGGGCATCGAAGTCCTGTTCTTGGATTCCTTCATCGATAGCCACTTTGCCACCTTCCTGGAGCGGGAATATTCTGAGGTGAAGTTCTCGCGGGTGGATTCCGATTTGGATGAGTCGTTGATTGAAAAGGACAATTCCGAAATTGTTGATCCGGCGACCAACAAAACGTTGAGCGATCGCATTAAGGATCTGTTCACGGGGGCGTTGAACCGACCGAAGATCACGATCCGCACCGAGTCCATCAAAGCGGACGATCCGGCCACTGCACCACCTGCCATGGTGTTGCTCCCCGAGGAACAGCGGCGTTTGCAGGAAATGATGGCGATGATGCAGCAGCAACAGGCGCAATTTCCCGAAGAGCACATTCTGTTGCTGAATACGTCGCACCCGCTCATCCAGAACCTTGCGAATCTCAGCCAAGGGTCTTTGGAAGGCGTAGCTTCTCCCTCTGGGGATTTGGCGAATATGATTTGCCACCACATCTACGATTTGGCGCTGATGGCCCAAAAGGGGTTTGACGCCGATGGCATGAAGTCCTTTGTAGAGCGATCGAACCAGGTGTTGACTCAGTTGACCGATCGGGCGGCTGGCTAG
- a CDS encoding DUF3493 domain-containing protein, with protein sequence MSEPQPPEAPQPVPLRKSDPEKYAYLRAEATAPYRGLRQFIYLAFGASGFVGGIFFLAQFMAGREIETALPNLALQAGVVALMVTLWRWEQRSKDKAIAAIRKRERQRQSS encoded by the coding sequence ATGTCTGAACCGCAACCGCCCGAGGCTCCCCAACCCGTTCCCCTGCGCAAATCTGACCCGGAAAAATACGCCTATCTGCGGGCAGAAGCCACTGCACCCTATCGCGGGCTGCGGCAGTTTATTTATCTGGCCTTTGGGGCGTCGGGCTTTGTGGGGGGTATTTTTTTCCTGGCGCAGTTTATGGCAGGGCGCGAGATTGAAACGGCATTGCCGAATTTGGCATTGCAGGCGGGGGTGGTGGCGTTGATGGTAACGTTGTGGCGCTGGGAACAACGATCGAAGGACAAGGCGATCGCGGCGATTCGCAAACGGGAACGCCAACGACAATCGTCTTAA
- the fabG gene encoding 3-oxoacyl-ACP reductase FabG yields MSGKQVLLAGGTGGLGLGVTPVVLAQGAEVTIPYMNERDLDRLRQKIAPADFARIRFACADLRDERSVETLVNEMGRVDGLIQLVGGFSMGKTHEYSFEQWKQDFDLNLNTTFLLCKHSLRKMLETGYGRIVTIGSRGAVQPGGQLAGYCASKAGVVALTQAIADETKGQNITANVVLPSVIDTPANRSAMGEANAGQWVKPESLAQVICFLASEAAQDLRGAVIPVYGNI; encoded by the coding sequence TTGAGCGGTAAACAGGTGCTTTTGGCCGGGGGAACCGGGGGCCTAGGGTTGGGCGTCACGCCGGTGGTTCTGGCCCAGGGTGCGGAGGTGACAATTCCCTACATGAATGAGCGGGATCTCGATCGCCTGCGTCAAAAGATTGCTCCGGCAGATTTTGCCAGGATCCGCTTTGCCTGTGCCGACCTACGGGATGAGCGATCGGTGGAGACGTTGGTCAATGAAATGGGGCGGGTGGATGGTCTGATTCAACTGGTGGGGGGCTTTTCCATGGGCAAGACCCACGAATACAGCTTTGAGCAGTGGAAGCAGGATTTTGATCTGAACCTGAACACAACGTTTTTGCTCTGTAAACATAGCCTGCGGAAAATGCTGGAGACGGGCTATGGCCGCATTGTGACGATCGGATCGCGGGGGGCCGTGCAACCGGGGGGACAGTTGGCGGGCTACTGCGCATCGAAGGCGGGGGTGGTGGCGCTGACCCAGGCGATCGCCGATGAGACGAAGGGGCAGAATATTACGGCCAATGTGGTGTTGCCCAGTGTGATTGATACGCCAGCCAATCGATCGGCCATGGGCGAGGCCAACGCGGGCCAGTGGGTGAAGCCGGAGTCCCTAGCGCAGGTGATTTGTTTCCTGGCTTCGGAGGCGGCGCAGGACTTGCGCGGCGCAGTGATCCCGGTCTATGGCAATATTTAG
- a CDS encoding DUF4336 domain-containing protein, which yields MTQGRQSSTLSPHSGNADRSWNFWFTVPLYPYGKRPTLRTEVIPGRMWTFDQLQGIFYVVTPIRMTVVKLEAGGLLVYAPVAPTGECLRLMAELVQAHGEVKYIILPTVSGLEHKVFVGPFARRFPTAQVFVAPHQWSFPVNLPLSWLGLPIGRTQVLPEDSRQAPFGREFDYAMLGPINLGLGPFAEVAFFHRSSQTLLVTDSIQSVPAIPPAILQVDPYPLLFHGRDLPLDALRDTPELRLKGWKRIALFSFYFRPSALEIPSFGEAWQAAKNAPDRSRKAYFGLYPFCWKPDWERSFEILRGNGRLFVAPILQQLILNREPQQTIAWADRVAQWNFQRIIPCHLDAPIAATPAEFRQAFSFLEKQPAHPYMYPLPSQDFQLLYEIESGLRQRNITPAAKEKV from the coding sequence ATGACCCAGGGACGGCAATCCTCAACGCTTTCTCCCCACAGCGGAAACGCCGATCGATCGTGGAATTTTTGGTTTACGGTGCCGCTGTATCCCTACGGCAAACGCCCGACGCTGCGGACGGAGGTGATTCCGGGACGGATGTGGACGTTTGACCAGTTGCAGGGCATTTTTTATGTCGTGACGCCGATTCGGATGACGGTGGTCAAGTTGGAGGCGGGCGGGTTGTTGGTCTATGCGCCGGTGGCTCCGACGGGGGAATGTTTGCGGCTGATGGCGGAACTGGTGCAGGCCCACGGGGAGGTGAAGTACATCATTTTGCCGACGGTGTCGGGGTTGGAGCATAAGGTGTTTGTGGGGCCGTTTGCGCGGCGGTTTCCCACAGCGCAGGTGTTTGTTGCGCCGCATCAGTGGAGTTTTCCGGTGAATTTGCCGCTGTCCTGGTTGGGGTTACCGATCGGGCGGACGCAGGTGCTACCGGAAGACAGTCGTCAGGCTCCCTTTGGTCGGGAGTTTGATTATGCGATGTTGGGGCCGATTAATTTAGGGTTGGGGCCGTTTGCGGAGGTGGCGTTTTTCCACAGGTCATCTCAGACGTTATTGGTGACGGATTCAATTCAGTCGGTGCCAGCGATACCGCCAGCGATTCTGCAAGTGGATCCCTATCCGTTGTTGTTCCATGGGCGGGATTTGCCATTGGATGCGCTGCGGGATACGCCGGAGCTACGGCTGAAGGGTTGGAAGCGGATTGCGTTGTTTTCGTTTTATTTTCGACCGAGTGCGTTGGAGATTCCCAGTTTTGGGGAGGCGTGGCAGGCGGCGAAAAATGCGCCCGATCGATCGCGTAAGGCGTATTTTGGGTTGTATCCGTTTTGTTGGAAGCCGGATTGGGAGCGATCGTTTGAGATTTTGCGGGGTAATGGGCGGTTGTTTGTGGCTCCGATTTTGCAGCAGTTGATTTTGAACCGGGAACCGCAGCAGACGATCGCTTGGGCCGATCGGGTGGCGCAGTGGAATTTCCAACGGATTATTCCTTGTCATTTGGATGCGCCGATCGCAGCGACTCCGGCGGAGTTTCGTCAGGCGTTTTCGTTTTTGGAGAAGCAGCCTGCCCATCCCTATATGTATCCGTTGCCGAGTCAGGATTTTCAGTTGTTGTATGAGATTGAGTCGGGTTTACGCCAACGGAATATTACGCCTGCGGCGAAGGAGAAGGTTTAG
- a CDS encoding STAS/SEC14 domain-containing protein: protein MGLTSCGLRTMSLDELIKAAHQLDETDLDKLLQQVITLRTQRKAHVLPAEEAHLLDQINQPLPAELRAQYQALRVKREAETLTEAEYQTLIQLSCQIEDFAAQRLAALASLAQLRQVSVSEIMEALGIQDRSIGEILEPSGWDR from the coding sequence ATGGGGCTAACGTCTTGTGGCTTGCGGACAATGAGCCTCGATGAATTAATCAAAGCTGCCCATCAACTGGATGAAACGGATCTAGATAAGTTGCTGCAACAGGTGATTACGTTGCGAACCCAGCGCAAGGCCCATGTTTTGCCTGCGGAGGAAGCGCATTTACTGGATCAAATCAATCAGCCCCTTCCGGCGGAACTGCGTGCCCAATATCAAGCGCTACGGGTTAAGCGGGAGGCTGAAACGTTGACTGAGGCGGAATATCAAACGTTGATTCAACTCAGTTGCCAAATTGAAGACTTCGCTGCGCAACGGTTGGCAGCCCTAGCGAGTTTGGCTCAACTCCGCCAAGTCTCTGTTTCAGAAATTATGGAAGCGCTGGGAATTCAAGACAGGTCGATCGGGGAAATTCTGGAACCGTCGGGGTGGGATCGGTAG